CGGAGAGGGCGCACTGTTGTGTAACGCCGACGGCGAACGGTTCATGCCCGACTACCACGCCGACGCCGAACTCGCGCCACGAGATGTTGTCGCGCGTGCGGTTGCCCGCGAGCGCGAGCAGACGGGAGGTGTGAGACTCGACGTGTCGCCACTCGCCTTCTCGGAGGCGTTTCCCGATCTCGTGGCGCTGTGTGACTCCCACGGTGTCGACTGGCAGGCGGGGATTCCGGTCGCTCCTGCCGAACACTTCCTCTGTGGCGGTATCGCTGTCGACAGCGACGGCCGAACTTCACTCGACCGGCTGTTCGCGGTGGGTGAATGCTCCCGGACCGGTGTCCACGGCGCGAACCGTTTGGCCAGCACGAGTCTACTCGAGGGGTTGGTGTGGGGATTGCGCGCTGGCCGAGCCGCTACCGGTTTCGATCCTCAGCGCATCGAGGTCCCCGATCTGCTTGATCGGGATCCGGCACTCCCCGAGCGATTCGGAGCGGAGAAATCGGTGCGGCTCCATCGGGTGATGTCCGAACACGTCGGACTCGAACGGACCCATGCGGGACTCAAACGAGCGACGGCAGCGCTACGGCGGCTGAAGGGCGAAGTCGACGCCTACACCCGGACTCGAACGTCGCGCGACTTATACGAACTCCGAGGGAAAAGCGTGACCGCGCTGCTCATCGCCCGTGCCGCCGCCGACAACCCGACATCGACCGGCTGTCACTACCTCGCGGAGGAACCAACAGCCAATGTTGATTAGACGAAACCAGATCGAAGCGTGGCTGGCCGAGGACATCGGTCATCACGACGTGACGAACGACGTGCCTGGCGAGACGAGGGGACGGCTGGTTGCTACCGAACCCGCCGTCGTCGCTGGGTTGGACGCCGCAACCGCGGTGTTCGAGCATCTCGATACCGATCTGTCCGTCCGATCGACTGTCGAAGTCGGAACGGCCGTCGATCCCGGAACGCCCGTGTTGACGGTGACCGGGCCGGCCACAGCGGTGCTCCAAGGCGAGCGCACCGCCGTCAACGTCGTGGCCCATGCTTCGGGCGTCGCAACGCGGACCCGTGCAGCTGTCGACGCCGCCCGAGAGGTGTCCTCTTCGGTACGGATCGCCGGCACTCGAAAAACGACACCCGGCTTACGCGGACTCGAAAAACGCGCCGTCGCTGCCGGTGGCGGCGACACCCACCGCCTCGATCTCTCCCATATGGTGATGGTGAAGGACAACCACATCGCCGAGCTGGGACTGGAGCGGGCGATCGACCGGCTGAGTCAGCGGGCGTCGTTCGCAACACAAGTCGAGGTGGAAGTCGAAACGCCAGCCGATGGCGCACGCGCCGCAGACGCCGGGGCTGACGTCGTCCTGTTCGACAACATGGCTCCCGAGGAAGTCGAACAAGGGGTTTCGACGCTGCCGGACGACGTGATAAGCGAGACCAGCGGTGGGATCACGATCGACGACGTGCCCGCGTACGCAGCGACAGGTGTCGACATCATCTCCATGGGTTCGCTGACCCACAGCGCGCCAGCCCGTGATTTCTCGTTCCGGACCGAGCAGTCATGAACTGATCGGTCATCCTGATGATCTCGCTTCGCTGACCGTCTCGTCAGTATCCTTTTTCGCATCGGCCGAGAGAACTACATGCATGGAGGATGATCGGGACGAAAACGGGGATCGAACCGGCGTCGAGCCGGGTGCGGTCGAGTACGAGCCGGTGGGGGTGAAGCATCTCCTCTCGGAGATGAAGGACACGGCAGAACTGCTGATTGATCTGTCGTACTCGTCGGTGTTGTTCGGGAGTCAGTCGGTCGCCCAAGAGGTGCTGACGCTCGAACAGCGGATGGACGTGCTCCAACTGAAAGCACGGATGAGCCTCTTGATGGCGGCTCGAAACCCTTCCGATGCCGAGGCACTCGCACCGGTGCTCGGCGTCGTAGCGGCGACCGAGAAGATCAGCGACGCGGCAGGGGACATCGCAAAGATCGTTACCGAGGAAATCGGGCTGCCCGACGCCGTTCGTGGGGCGCTGCCCGAAGCGCTCGAGACGTTGGTAAGCATCGAACTCGCCGAGAACTCGGATCTCGTCGGCCGGACCCTCGGTGACCGTAACCTCGAAACCGAAACCGGCGTGCGGGTCATCGCGCTCCGTCGTCAGGGGGAGTGGTTGTTGAACCCCGACCGACAAACGGAGCCTAAAGCCGGTGACGTGCTGTTGCTTCGGGGTCCCGAGGAGGGAATCGATACGGTGTACACCGAAGTGACTGGCCGGGAGTATCCTACTCCTGATCCTCCCAAGATGGAGATCGAGGACGTCGGGCGTGCCGTCGATTCTATCGTCCTCATGAAGAACATGAGTGAACTCGCGGTCGATCTGGCCTACGGAGCCGTGCTGTTCGACAACCGGGCGGTCGCTCGGGAAGTCCGAGAGCTCGAAATCGAAGTGGACGCGCTCCAATCGCGGTTCGAGGCGTGGACGCTCCGGGCGGCGAGCCGTGTCGATGACACCGTCAGCCTCCGTGGGCTGGTGCATCTCGCCCAATCTTCGGAAGTCATCTCCGACGCTGCCCTCGAAATCAGCGACGGTGTGCTCCGGGGATTGGACACCCATCCCGTGGTTACTGCCGCCGTCGAGGAGAGCGTCGAGATCATCACTCGGCTGGAGATCGATCCCGACAGCACGCTCGACGACGAAACGCTCGGCGACCAGTTGGTGAGCACCAAAACCGGAATGCGGGTGATCGCCGTGCGGCGCGGCACCGGCGAGAACGCCGAGTGGATCGTTTCGCCCGGTCCCGACACGCGGCTCAAAGCTGGCGACGTGATCATCGCAAAGGGGACCCGGGCCGGAAGCGATCGGCTCGAAGCGATGACGAGCGAGTGACAACTAACCATAATCAGTTGAACACAAAAAATATTTATCTAATTATGATAGTACAGGTATATGAGTAAAAAGCGACAGTTACCTCTCGCGTCGTCGTGGGTTCGGTACGGGTTGGTGGTAGTGATCGCCGTTACCATCTGTGTGTTTACGGTGGCCGACGCAGCGACGGTCGGACTGGAGGCGGACGGAGGACCGGTCTCACACGGGCCGTTCGGCATCGATATCGGCCCGCTCGGATGGTTCGAAACGGCCACGTACGCCCACGGGATGGCGTACGGAGGTTTGACCGCGTCGTTGGCGTACGCGGTCGTCGCACCGACCGACAGCGAGAGCCAGCGGCGACTCGTCGGGTGTGTCGTCGTTGCCGTCGTGTATGGGACAGTGCTTGAACTCCTCCAAGGGAATGTCGCCAGTCGCAGCGTGGAAACCGTCGATTTTTTGGCGAACACGATCGGCGCGTCGTTGATGGGGCTTTGCTGGTGGTGGCTGACCGACGTCGCCGAGTTCGTCCCTCGAACCGAGTGATCGCTGGCGGTTCGACGGTGTTACTCACGAACGCCCGGAAACACCCCCGGTTCCGTTTTCGTCGGAGTAGGATCCAGACAGTTCGCCTCTTCGCTGCTTGATAGGAACGTCAATCTCCCGCTGCGTTCGATCCAGACGTGCACCTTGATACACGTCGTATCGTCCGGTTCGGCCGGCTCGAACAGTCGGATCTGCTCGCCCATCGCCGCTCGGATTTCGAGATCGACCGGCTGTTCCGGAGGCCGGATGTCGATCACCGTCCCACCGAGCACCGTCCCCTCCTTTGGACCTACGTCGTACTCTTGTGAGTGGACCGTGGTCCCGTCGTACAGCACCACCA
The sequence above is drawn from the Halocatena salina genome and encodes:
- a CDS encoding L-aspartate oxidase — translated: MSLSIESMTDVLVVGSGIAGCATALAAARNGAQVTLVTKASEPEEATSWWAQGGIAVTRTDPAAFKRDIRTASDDTAEPEAVDVLVENARSAIEDVLFETLDVPFDANGSGYEYGREAAHSKRRILHVDASTGRHILGPFLSHLAGLDSVTIHQDTAALDLLTHEGRVHGAYLESDGDVEPIFAGTTVLATGGIGALYPESTNPDGATGDGIAMAALAGADVRDMEYVQFHPTVCTEGEPFLVSEAVRGEGALLCNADGERFMPDYHADAELAPRDVVARAVAREREQTGGVRLDVSPLAFSEAFPDLVALCDSHGVDWQAGIPVAPAEHFLCGGIAVDSDGRTSLDRLFAVGECSRTGVHGANRLASTSLLEGLVWGLRAGRAATGFDPQRIEVPDLLDRDPALPERFGAEKSVRLHRVMSEHVGLERTHAGLKRATAALRRLKGEVDAYTRTRTSRDLYELRGKSVTALLIARAAADNPTSTGCHYLAEEPTANVD
- the nadC gene encoding carboxylating nicotinate-nucleotide diphosphorylase, encoding MLIRRNQIEAWLAEDIGHHDVTNDVPGETRGRLVATEPAVVAGLDAATAVFEHLDTDLSVRSTVEVGTAVDPGTPVLTVTGPATAVLQGERTAVNVVAHASGVATRTRAAVDAAREVSSSVRIAGTRKTTPGLRGLEKRAVAAGGGDTHRLDLSHMVMVKDNHIAELGLERAIDRLSQRASFATQVEVEVETPADGARAADAGADVVLFDNMAPEEVEQGVSTLPDDVISETSGGITIDDVPAYAATGVDIISMGSLTHSAPARDFSFRTEQS
- a CDS encoding potassium channel family protein; this encodes MEDDRDENGDRTGVEPGAVEYEPVGVKHLLSEMKDTAELLIDLSYSSVLFGSQSVAQEVLTLEQRMDVLQLKARMSLLMAARNPSDAEALAPVLGVVAATEKISDAAGDIAKIVTEEIGLPDAVRGALPEALETLVSIELAENSDLVGRTLGDRNLETETGVRVIALRRQGEWLLNPDRQTEPKAGDVLLLRGPEEGIDTVYTEVTGREYPTPDPPKMEIEDVGRAVDSIVLMKNMSELAVDLAYGAVLFDNRAVAREVRELEIEVDALQSRFEAWTLRAASRVDDTVSLRGLVHLAQSSEVISDAALEISDGVLRGLDTHPVVTAAVEESVEIITRLEIDPDSTLDDETLGDQLVSTKTGMRVIAVRRGTGENAEWIVSPGPDTRLKAGDVIIAKGTRAGSDRLEAMTSE
- a CDS encoding VanZ family protein, whose protein sequence is MSKKRQLPLASSWVRYGLVVVIAVTICVFTVADAATVGLEADGGPVSHGPFGIDIGPLGWFETATYAHGMAYGGLTASLAYAVVAPTDSESQRRLVGCVVVAVVYGTVLELLQGNVASRSVETVDFLANTIGASLMGLCWWWLTDVAEFVPRTE